The Xanthocytophaga agilis genome has a window encoding:
- a CDS encoding aryl-sulfate sulfotransferase, giving the protein MRSVFAFFCSILLTFVPGITFTGCTRDDTDPASKLESTHVLTHETLPLSVHIKCSFAQSASARIKYWPATENEAGAMVSAISDVKRNHTLSIFELKEKTDYHYKVIHVSENGTETEVGQVQHFTSGAVPTWLTAYYTLDQNVLQENLPGYYLFVPASKPNGLFLVDKAGKIAWCWSPPPNTMVKTARFTPKGSLLILIDENSNPMADGNVLLETTLAGDTLSYFRMGEKGFDKSVHHDMQMDENGNIIAITNEMQNSLPGDGIIVLNGQGQKIWEWSTFSELTQIDPATYAQPWGNSLVIDKDHNYIVSFRALSQVWKINANTGKVMWKLGKNGTVKMPESSQFMFQHFAHRNASDDIMLFDNGAAARPHSRILSFTLNESTLEATTKINLTLPNDAYSAIMGSASLLPDGNVLSASAMTGKLLKTDLTGATVWTLKTASPIYRAEYIANPFGK; this is encoded by the coding sequence ATGCGATCTGTATTTGCTTTCTTCTGTAGTATCTTATTGACATTTGTCCCTGGTATAACCTTCACAGGTTGTACCAGGGACGATACAGACCCAGCCAGTAAACTGGAGTCGACCCATGTGCTTACCCATGAAACATTGCCTCTTTCAGTGCACATAAAGTGCAGCTTTGCTCAATCTGCCAGTGCCAGGATAAAGTACTGGCCAGCTACAGAGAATGAAGCAGGTGCCATGGTATCAGCCATTTCGGATGTAAAAAGAAATCATACCCTTTCCATTTTTGAACTTAAGGAAAAAACGGATTATCATTATAAAGTGATACATGTTTCCGAAAACGGGACAGAAACAGAAGTTGGACAGGTTCAGCATTTTACAAGCGGTGCCGTGCCTACCTGGCTGACAGCTTATTACACACTGGATCAGAATGTTTTGCAGGAGAATTTGCCAGGTTATTACCTGTTTGTGCCTGCCAGCAAACCCAATGGATTGTTTCTAGTCGATAAGGCAGGAAAGATTGCCTGGTGCTGGTCACCTCCACCCAATACTATGGTGAAAACTGCCCGATTCACACCAAAAGGATCACTACTAATTCTGATTGACGAAAATTCTAATCCAATGGCAGATGGTAATGTTTTGCTGGAAACAACGCTGGCCGGAGATACCTTGTCCTATTTCCGGATGGGCGAAAAAGGATTTGACAAGTCTGTGCATCATGATATGCAGATGGATGAGAACGGCAATATTATCGCAATCACCAATGAAATGCAGAATAGTCTTCCCGGAGATGGAATTATTGTACTCAATGGCCAGGGGCAAAAAATATGGGAATGGTCAACCTTTAGTGAACTGACACAAATTGATCCTGCTACCTATGCCCAGCCATGGGGAAATTCGCTGGTGATTGATAAGGACCATAATTACATTGTTTCTTTTCGTGCGCTTTCTCAGGTATGGAAGATTAATGCTAATACAGGAAAAGTGATGTGGAAGCTGGGTAAAAACGGAACTGTAAAAATGCCAGAGAGCAGTCAGTTTATGTTCCAGCATTTTGCCCACCGTAATGCCAGTGATGACATTATGCTATTCGACAATGGGGCAGCTGCAAGGCCTCATTCCCGTATTCTTTCCTTTACACTCAATGAATCGACATTGGAGGCGACTACCAAGATCAACCTGACACTACCCAATGATGCCTATTCTGCTATTATGGGAAGTGCCAGCTTGCTTCCGGATGGGAACGTGCTGTCTGCAAGTGCGATGACTGGTAAACTCCTTAAAACAGATCTTACAGGAGCTACTGTCTGGACATTAAAGACTGCAAGCCCTATTTACAGAGCAGAATATATTGCCAATCCTTTTGGAAAATGA
- a CDS encoding SusD/RagB family nutrient-binding outer membrane lipoprotein, whose protein sequence is MKSIYYTPLIIHRRFLRLCALLVPVLFLAACTDHFEDLNKNPAGFPTISPGVQLTKIQADLSGNREDVWRYDLAISSPLIQHLAGSWWTQHGGQYRILDKGQWYTLWETTYPRDLKNVQDLVDRTADDPALVNIHSAARIMRVYIYSRLTDVYGDIPYSQAIKGYTEKIFLPKYDSQEEIYTNFFQELDEAVKALDPAKGNVQGDVFYDGNVDKWIKFGNSLRLRLGFRLTKIKPELARQQVEAAIAGGIMGSNSYSCVMRHEPINFTIGDNRGNGRSQVFQADVSSSGFRLTNTLVDYMKATKDPRLTIYGGTYLPVNGSEAIDNSNNLDITPYLQEGLAYGAMSWNVWMPDQTITLASGDKVVVPTAYRRMQPSKYVAALNAPFFHLTYAEVELLLAEAAARGWGGQTDAEEHFMKAVQAACESMSSYPNAPTISQAAIDELKGSFTPFPTTFDDQMEAIHGQMWVNFFLNGTEAYANYRRTGYPKLVPFTSVDWYTSGTNGVMPRRFFYPESEAVQNPTNYTDAVGRLGGQDDWLKRVWWDKEE, encoded by the coding sequence ATGAAATCAATATATTATACTCCACTTATTATACACAGACGTTTTTTGCGTTTGTGTGCTTTACTGGTGCCTGTTTTATTTCTGGCAGCCTGTACCGATCATTTCGAAGACCTCAACAAAAATCCGGCAGGATTCCCAACTATCTCTCCAGGCGTGCAGCTGACAAAAATCCAGGCGGATTTGTCCGGAAACCGTGAAGATGTGTGGCGCTACGATCTGGCTATCAGTTCTCCACTGATTCAGCACCTGGCTGGCTCATGGTGGACGCAGCATGGCGGACAGTACCGTATTCTGGACAAAGGACAATGGTACACTCTGTGGGAGACTACCTATCCGCGCGATCTGAAAAACGTTCAGGATCTGGTTGACAGAACGGCTGATGATCCTGCACTGGTGAATATTCATTCGGCAGCCCGTATCATGCGGGTGTATATCTATTCCCGTCTGACAGATGTATATGGTGATATTCCTTACTCGCAGGCAATTAAAGGGTATACTGAAAAAATATTCCTTCCTAAATATGATAGTCAGGAAGAGATTTATACCAATTTCTTTCAGGAGTTAGATGAGGCTGTGAAAGCGCTGGACCCTGCCAAAGGAAATGTACAAGGGGATGTGTTCTATGATGGCAATGTCGACAAATGGATTAAGTTTGGTAACTCACTACGGTTGCGACTGGGATTTCGTTTGACGAAGATCAAACCTGAATTGGCTCGTCAACAAGTAGAAGCGGCGATTGCCGGAGGGATAATGGGTAGTAATTCGTATTCATGTGTTATGCGTCATGAGCCGATCAATTTCACGATTGGCGATAACCGTGGCAACGGACGTTCGCAGGTATTCCAGGCAGATGTTTCTTCTTCCGGTTTTCGTCTGACCAATACGCTCGTAGACTATATGAAGGCTACAAAAGATCCAAGATTAACTATCTATGGTGGCACCTATCTGCCTGTGAACGGAAGCGAAGCGATTGATAACAGTAATAACCTGGATATAACGCCTTATTTACAGGAAGGTCTTGCTTATGGCGCTATGTCCTGGAATGTATGGATGCCAGATCAAACTATTACACTGGCCTCTGGAGATAAGGTAGTGGTACCAACGGCGTATCGCAGAATGCAGCCAAGCAAATATGTAGCTGCATTGAATGCTCCTTTCTTCCATCTTACGTATGCAGAAGTAGAATTATTGCTTGCTGAAGCTGCTGCCAGAGGATGGGGCGGACAGACAGACGCAGAAGAACATTTTATGAAAGCTGTTCAGGCTGCCTGTGAAAGTATGAGCAGTTATCCAAATGCCCCAACCATTTCACAAGCTGCTATTGATGAGTTAAAAGGAAGCTTTACACCTTTTCCAACAACATTTGATGACCAGATGGAGGCCATTCATGGACAAATGTGGGTGAATTTCTTTCTCAATGGCACAGAAGCCTATGCCAACTATCGTCGGACAGGCTACCCCAAGCTGGTTCCTTTTACCTCTGTAGACTGGTATACCAGTGGTACAAATGGTGTAATGCCTCGCCGCTTCTTCTATCCCGAATCCGAGGCCGTACAGAACCCTACCAACTATACAGATGCAGTTGGTCGTTTGGGCGGACAGGATGACTGGCTGAAACGGGTATGGTGGGATAAGGAAGAATAA
- a CDS encoding CBS domain-containing protein yields the protein MHKCLYQTNVFLPVVERDTKELLGVITEWDILKRFIEDKHIHQHISIRNKALRLFRKKQPA from the coding sequence TTGCACAAATGCTTGTATCAAACCAATGTATTTTTGCCCGTTGTAGAAAGAGATACAAAGGAACTGCTGGGTGTAATTACCGAATGGGATATTCTGAAGCGTTTCATTGAAGATAAACACATTCATCAACACATCTCTATTCGAAATAAGGCTCTTAGACTTTTCAGAAAGAAGCAACCTGCCTAA